Proteins from one Camelina sativa cultivar DH55 chromosome 8, Cs, whole genome shotgun sequence genomic window:
- the LOC104709702 gene encoding uncharacterized protein LOC104709702: MVDKAWVHLCRADPAYERGAWSFVRSVSAALGDTNIIVCPCIDCRNVDRHEISEVVGHLVTRGIDEIYKLQTDWYYHGEVTSGNLGEEKKHHWSDEINDLYRAAENIDSDMVSKDDLGEIADVEDKKEVEFLAKLRDAETPLYGSCENHSKLSAIVSLFRLKTQNGWSDKSFNDLLETLPGMLPADNVLYTSLYEVKIFLKSFDMGYENIHACVNDCCLFRKKYKKLQNCPKCNTSRWKINLQTGEIKKGVPQKALRYFPIIPRLKRMFRSEEMAKDLRWHFNHKSSDGKLRHPVDSVTWDQMNDKYPVFAAEERNIRLGLSKDGFNPFDMNNNRYSCWPVLLVNYNLPPHLCMKKENIMLTLLIPGPQQPGNSTDIYLEPLIDDMCHLWNKGELAYDAYSKTNFTLKAMLLWTISDFPTYGNLIGCKVKESNGEDVTSESEEDEEEVEIDEDELSRWKKRSIFFSLPYWEELPVRHNLDVMHVEKNVASSTVSTLLHCGKSKDGLNARKDLGVSLEDCKIIGLKSHDYHVLMQQLLPVAIRGLLPKGPRIAISRICTFFNHLCQRVIDREQLLVMEKDIVETLCMFERFFPPSFFDIMVHLIVHLGREARLGGPVHFRWMYPFERYMKVLKDFVRNPATPEGCIAESYLAEECMQFCNNFLKKTTNVEAKPERNIEYENKSILVGRPIFAATPITLTEMDMKIAHVVVIHNMAIVDPFVDSVDRQTQNSGVFYEAIAMCRSSAKDTAHVADWVSYYRTWAVRGNGVKVEDGFTLVNLNQSQVSFLKDPYILASQAKQIFYSRDNESSNWYVVMRGPSRRYSEEDVEDADLGLLPSVADIDVDMEEAQNARTDCEGIYV, from the exons ATGGTGGACAAGGCATGGGTACATTTGTGCAG AGCTGATCCTGCGTATGAGAGAGGTGCTTGGAGTTTTGTTCGCTCTGTGTCTGCGGCATTAGGAGACACGAACATCATTGTATGTCCATGCATCGACTGTCGTAATGTAGATCGTCATGAGATCAGTGAAGTAGTCGGCCATCTTGTAACAAGAGGAATAGATGAGATTTACAAGCTACAAACAGATTGGTATTATCATGGAGAAGTTACTTCAGGGAATCTGGGTGAAGAAAAGAAGCATCATTGGAGTGATGAAATTAATGATTTATATAGAGCTGCGGAAAATATAGATTCAGATATGGTTAGTAAGGATGACTTGGGTGAGATTGCAGATGTTGAAGACAAGAAAGAAGTTGAGTTCCTTGCTAAGCTTCGAGATGCTGAAACACCACTATATGGAAGCTGTGAAAATCATAGCAAGCTATCTGCTATTGTGTCACTTTTTAGACTGAAGACACAAAATGGATGGTCTGACAAGAGTTTCAATGATCTGCTTGAGACATTGCCTGGAATGTTGCCTGCAGATAATGTCCTCTATACATCTTTATACGAGGTGAAAATATTCTTGAAGTCGTTTGATATGGGCTATGAAAACATTCATGCTTGTGTAAATGATTGTTGTCTGTTCagaaagaagtacaagaagctTCAAAATTGTCCAAAATGCAATACCTCACGATGGAAGATTAACCTGCAAACTGGTGAAATAAAGAAAGGTGTCCCTCAGAAAGCTTTGCGGTATTTTCCGATCATCCCACGGTTAAAAAGAATGTTCAGATCGGAGGAAATGGCAAAGGATCTAAGATGGCATTTTAATCACAAGAGCAGTGATGGAAAACTGCGTCACCCTGTAGATTCTGTGACGTGGGATcaaatgaatgataaatatCCAGTTTTTGCTGCTGAAGAAAGGAATATAAGGCTTGGACTTTCCAAAGATGGATTTAATCCATTCGACATGAACAATAATAGGTATAGTTGTTGGCCTGTTCTGTTAGTAAATTATAATTTGCCTCCTCACCTATgtatgaagaaagaaaacatcatgCTTACTCTACTTATTCCTGGTCCACAACAGCCTGGAAATAGTACTGATATATACTTAGAACCCCTTATTGATGATATGTGTCATCTCTGGAACAAGGGAGAGTTAGCATATGATGCCTATAGTAAAACTAATTTTACTTTAAAGGCAATGCTTCTTTGGACCATTAGTGATTTTCCTACATATGGAAATCTTATTGGATGTAAAGTGAAGG AATCTAATGGTGAGGATGTAACTAGTGAATCagaggaggatgaggaagaagttGAAATAGACGAGGATGAGTTATCAAGATGGAAGAAACGGTCAATATTTTTCAGTCTGCCGTATTGGGAG GAACTACCAGTACGACATAATTTGGATGTAATGCATGTAGAGAAAAATGTGGCTTCAAGTACTGTATCTACATTGTTACATTGTGGAAAATCAAAGGATGGTCTGAATGCTCGTAAGGATTT GGGAGTTTCACTAGAGGACTGCAAGATTATTGGACTCAAATCACATGATTATCATGTGTTGATGCAGCAACTTCTTCCAGTTGCAATTAGAGGTCTATTACCTAAAGGTCCCAGGATTGCAATTTCAAGGATATGCACATTCTTCAACCATTTATGTCAGCGAGTTATTGATAGGGAACAACTGTTGGTAATGGAAAAAGATATTGTGGAAACTCTCTGCATGTTTGAACGGTTTTTTCCTCCAAGCTTCTTCGATATTATGGTGCACTTGATAGTTCATCTTGGAAGGGAAGCTAGACTTGGTGGACCTGTCCATTTTAGATGGATGTACCCATTTGAAAG GTACATGAAAGttctaaaagattttgtaaGAAACCCAGCAACACCAGAAGGGTGTATAGCTGAGTCTTACCTTGCAGAAGAATGCATGCAGTTTTGCAATAACTTTCTGAAAAAGACCACCAACGTTGAGGCAAAACCAGAAAGAAATATTGAGTATGAGAACAAGTCTATTCTAGTGGGTCGTCCAATCTTTGCAGCTACACCAATTACTCTTACGGAAATGGACATGAAAATAGCACATGTGGTTGTCATTCACAATATGGCTATTGTAGATCCTTTTGTAGA CTCAGTTGATAGGCAAACTCAGAACAGTGGAGTTTTTTATGAGGCAATTGCCATGTGTAGATCCAGTGCAAAAGATACTGCACATGTCGCTGATTGGGTTTCATACTACAGAACA TGGGCAGTTAGAGGTAATGGAGTAAAAGTAGAAGATGGGTTCACGCTTGTTAACCTGAATCAGAGTCAGGTCTCCTTTCTAAAGGATCCTTATATATTAGCCTCTCAagccaaacaaatattttattcaagagACAATGAATCATCCAATTGGTATGTTGTTATGAGGGGTCCATCAAGAAGATATAGTGAGGAAGATGTTGAAGATGCAGATCTTGGATTATTGCCATCAGTTGCGGATATTGATGTTGACATGGAGGAAGCTCAAAATGCTAGGACTGATTGTGAAGGCATATATGTGTGA
- the LOC104707545 gene encoding lipid transfer protein EARLI 1-like: protein MASKMSASLVIFLTFSILFFTLTTACGGGCSPVPKPKPKPKPTPSHSSTGSCPRDTLKLGVCANVLKDLLKIELGTPPVKPCCSLLNGLVDLEAAACLCTALKANVLGINLNVPISLSLLLNVCGKKVPSGFVCA, encoded by the coding sequence ATGGCTTCAAAAATGTCAGCCTCCCTTGTCATTTTTCTCACATTTAGCATCCTCTTCTTCACGTTGACCACCGCGTGTGGTGGTGGCTGCAGTCCAGTCCCTAAACCCAAGCCTAAGCCAAAGCCTACTCCCAGCCATTCCTCCACTGGAAGCTGCCCAAGAGACACTCTCAAGCTCGGTGTTTGCGCCAATGTCCTCAAGGATCTTCTCAAAATCGAGTTAGGCACACCACCAGTCAAGCCTTGCTGCTCGCTCCTCAACGGTTTGGTTGATCTTGAGGCCGCAGCTTGTCTCTGCACAGCCCTAAAGGCTAATGTTTTAGGCATTAATCTTAATGTTCCTATCTCTCTTAGCCTTCTTCTCAATGTTTGTGGCAAGAAGGTCCCTTCTGGCTTTGTATGTGCTTAA
- the LOC104707546 gene encoding lipid transfer protein EARLI 1-like — translation MASKMSASLVIFLTFNILFFTLTTACGGGCSPVPKPKPNPKPTPSHSSTGSCPRDTLKLGVCANVLKDLLKIELGTPPVKPCCSLLNGLVDLEAAACLCTALKANVLGINLNVPISLSLLLNVCGKKVPSGFVCA, via the coding sequence ATGGCTTCAAAAATGTCAGCCTCCCTTGTCATTTTTCTCACATttaacatcctcttcttcacgtTGACCACCGCGTGTGGTGGTGGCTGCAGTCCAGTCCCTAAACCCAAGCCTAATCCAAAGCCTACTCCCAGCCATTCCTCCACTGGAAGCTGCCCAAGAGACACTCTCAAGCTCGGTGTTTGCGCCAATGTCCTCAAGGATCTTCTCAAAATCGAGTTAGGCACACCACCAGTCAAGCCTTGCTGCTCGCTCCTCAACGGTTTGGTTGATCTTGAGGCCGCAGCTTGTCTCTGCACAGCCCTAAAGGCTAATGTTTTAGGCATTAATCTTAATGTTCCTATCTCTCTTAGCCTTCTTCTCAATGTTTGTGGCAAGAAGGTCCCTTCTGGCTTTGTATGTGCTTAA
- the LOC109126047 gene encoding putative lipid-binding protein AIR1B isoform X2, which translates to MTMAPKNSTTLALFLVSNILFLNLIITPVSADSTCPRDALKLSTCANVLNLINLNLGAPVMRPCCSILFGLIDLDVALCFCTALKLSILGITIDTPIHLNLALDACGRTLPDGFRCPT; encoded by the exons ATGACAATGGCTCCAAAGAACTCAACTACCCTTGCTTTATTCCTTGTGAGCAATATTCTCTTCCTCAACCTTATCATTACCCCGGTTTCCGCAGACAGTACTTGCCCAAGAGACGCTCTCAAACTCTCGAC ATGCGCAAATGTTCTCAACCTCATCAACTTGAATCTCGGTGCACCAGTAATGAGACCTTGTTGCTCTATTCTCTTTGGTCTAATTGATCTTGATGTTGCGCTTTGCTTTTGCACTGCACTTAAGCTTAGCATTCTTGGCATCACCATCGACACTCCTATTCACCTTAACTTGGCCCTTGACGCCTGTGGACGAACCCTTCCCGATGGATTTCGCTGCCCAACATAG
- the LOC109126047 gene encoding putative lipid-binding protein AIR1B isoform X1 yields MTMAPKNSTTLALFLVSNILFLNLIITPVSADSTCPRDALKLSTCANVLNLINLNLGAPVMRPCCSILFGLIDLDVALCFCTALKLSILGITIDTPIHLNLALDACGRTLPDGFRCPT; encoded by the coding sequence ATGACAATGGCTCCAAAGAACTCAACTACCCTTGCTTTATTCCTTGTGAGCAATATTCTCTTCCTCAACCTTATCATTACCCCGGTTTCCGCAGACAGTACTTGCCCAAGAGACGCTCTCAAACTCTCGACATGCGCAAATGTTCTCAACCTCATCAACTTGAATCTCGGTGCACCAGTAATGAGACCTTGTTGCTCTATTCTCTTTGGTCTAATTGATCTTGATGTTGCGCTTTGCTTTTGCACTGCACTTAAGCTTAGCATTCTTGGCATCACCATCGACACTCCTATTCACCTTAACTTGGCCCTTGACGCCTGTGGACGAACCCTTCCCGATGGATTTCGCTGCCCAACATAG